A single window of Methylobacterium nodulans ORS 2060 DNA harbors:
- a CDS encoding rhodanese-like domain-containing protein, translated as MTIVDWDREAVKRGLADGTVLLIDVREPDEFAQGHIPGSVSHPLSGFDLDRLQALIAEDGRRPVLSCAAGVRSARALAYAQSRGVPLTEHYAGGFKDWLGAGEPIE; from the coding sequence ATGACGATCGTGGACTGGGATCGAGAGGCAGTGAAACGCGGCTTGGCCGACGGCACGGTCCTGCTGATCGATGTGCGCGAGCCGGACGAATTCGCGCAGGGGCATATTCCCGGCTCCGTCTCGCATCCGCTCTCGGGCTTCGACCTCGACCGGCTGCAGGCCCTGATCGCCGAGGATGGCCGGCGTCCGGTGCTGTCCTGCGCGGCGGGCGTGCGCTCGGCCCGGGCGCTCGCCTACGCGCAGAGCCGCGGCGTGCCGCTCACCGAGCATTATGCGGGCGGTTTCAAGGATTGGCTCGGCGCCGGCGAGCCGATCGAGTAG